The Rhopalosiphum maidis isolate BTI-1 chromosome 2, ASM367621v3, whole genome shotgun sequence genome segment GAGGAGAGCTACAAGTGagtataaatttgtaactaaataggtactttatgTATGCCTAAACTATTATCACACGAcactatatcatattatataaaatatgcaaaattaaaaacatattaattcgTACCGTTTAAACTCGATTCACTGCAATAATTCAGTATTTGTTATCATatctttctatattataattggcgtggttactgataataatattatgttcatgccaaaaaaattatgaattgccAATCAGTACATCACCGTTTCAGTACTCCATCAAaatgtttagaatttaaataataagctcTCGCTCgattattcgttttatttgtgtttttccCTACATAACTCGCACGTCAATCtaacctattattttatattttattataagattcGATTGATTGACATGCGTGTGAAAATGTTCGTGGCACATTGACTTATTAAACGTCcttcatttatttcatttaatgagtctttattatattagtcttTGTTTTACGTGTTCGTTTTTACCTGAAACTCCAAGGACCGGAACCCACCGCGCCGTGAGGCGGTAAGCTATACtgctattattgtaatagtgATAGTAGTGCAAACGTCtaggttttgaaaaaatatatatatttatatattgggATGTTGGTTGTGTACATTtgcaatttacatttataattattaatcttaaaCATACAGTAGATACAAATACGCCATAAAAGATGCacactaaatatatttgtaagctaaaaataatgattgtgAAATTCAAAAGTTGAGTAAAACAACTCAAATGagtgtgtttaaattttaaaacaataataaatcatttggtTTGAAAATGGTTCTAAACTGAGTATGGTTtgctgaatttaatttaatatattataatattaaatgatgacAAATGTAGCCTTGCATTAAAATGTCAactcttaataataatcaaaaccatacattttattaggaAAGTCCAGAAATCGCAAATAtttcgttataaaattaaatttctaaatctCTAAGAgtacatacatacaattaaactggtcatgataaatatattgttttcgtaattaaaattttataacatgttcgggtaaaaaaaataaataggtaccatttaatactactataataataataaatgatggtttggataataatattatacacattctACATTTCCCAATTATTCGTCTTGACAATTCAAGTTTTTAagtggataataatattaatttgtatttatatattttttgagttgTATTTAACACTGAATTGTTCTATGGAATCAAGTATTTTAGGgtatatagacatttttaatgaatgagaaaacaattcaaattatCGAAATATTCGAGTTATCAAGAAAGTTAAATAAACCTATCACTCTATAGTATTGTaggtaaacattaaattaatttataagaatctggtgtaaaatacattttttttttgcgtttacatgcaataaaattataatagcacGTCGTTGTTAAAAAGTATTCCAtcctatgaattattataaataataatattataaaaaattataattattataatattatccattatCACTGTCGTGTCGGATttctttagtatatatttttattgagtcTCCTACTAAACAAATCGAAATTTggtattaatgaataaaatataatataagccatataaatatgaaataattatattttcgaacGATtcctacgtataatataattattattgcgtatgaaatgtgtacctacttagtaagatataatatacatattttccaataataaaattatcgaatAATTCGCATTTCCAGGTACTACTACCCAAACCCAACCTGTGCCCCACTGAGATTTACGAGCTTATGTGCCAATGCTGGAAACGTGATCAAAACCTAAGGCCCACGTTCAAACAACTTTACCATTTCCTGAAACGCAATCACACAACGTACTCGTGCGAGATTGATAAGCAACTACACAACGTTTCAccgatgtaataaatattgtattgttaaattatattataaatttataaaccataataatatttattattattaatattattaattattactattattgtttgtaatcatttgtaatatttgtatagatattagTGTATTTCatatgtattgtatgtatttgtatatgaaaaatgtacattttcttGTTGAACCTATTTTCTTTACCCGCtctgttcaaaaaaaaaaaaaaaacttttcaattTGTAGCATTCAGCGACTTAGGTTATTGTGATGTATAGGTTAACCGTGTAAAGTGAGAACAGGGTTTTGCTTCGTCTACGACTTTGTGATACgactttttttgaaaaatcacattttttttctaacttcACTACCGGCTGGGACCGCCAGACAAACGCTTCGTGACAATTTATTTCCATAAACTATTTCATATCgtgtatttttctaatattcatgtatacttttatataaaaaataaatataatataaacctatattatgtaattaatattaatattatgttgtataatcGAAAACGTTGTTAGCTAGACAATCAATGTGGTAgggtatgtaatatatattatgttggaaTGGGTTGTAATTTCGATGTcacctatttttaatatatattatatatgtatatatatatatatcaaaaccgttttattattatagacctGTAATTACTTCGGTAgggtcttattattatttagctataatattaattatataataataaactgtattatatagtaataattagtattataataaataatattaaattatatatatatagtatgttaaTACATAAGATCGGCTTATGATGTGCAATAATGaacattatatacactattgtttagttaatattaaattctaatgtttttttttttttaattcattagttaatttcattaaatcgaCCTGTAAACATGTTTCTCTGTGAGTgtttctttgattttttttttacattttacgataaaaatatacgtctattatatttttgtttatatacacatttctAAAATGCCACGTTCGCGCCTTTGCAAATATATTTGACACAGTGTTTTCCCAAAAAAAGaatgactataaaataataattatacatacaatatcattatgatacatatttacaattcTTAGTAAcatctaataataatcaaaaattatctcAGTAGCATATATAAGAATAATCAAAGCCAGCGAGAACTTTTGCGAGCCCCGAGGCTGATCGACTTCTTGTACTATATctcaattgttttcaaatttcagacataaaaatttaattaaaaaataaataaataatgtaaaactaacctaacctttcgtaataaataaatacaaaaataattataaaaacatatatttttactggtAGATAATATAGTTTAGGTTCTATACTGATCGAGTGATTTACAttctaaaatttgatttgtgATCActctatagtttttaaatcattacttTTTTCCAGCTCAATATCGAACATAATACTTCCACCAAAACAAGAATCGATACGtaaatcaatgataaatcatactTTTTGGTAGAATAGatacaatatgtcaatataatataaattaaaaataaatcttgttaaataatgagtaatgatgcataaaatcatagtattaataatacaaatatatacatttcaatagaTTTTAGGTACaagtaaattttgttttgagcatattatttttaaattatatcaatatttaagttaagatCTATTTTTTCCACCTAAATTGAATTACAGATCACTGCAGTGATCATCGGATGTAATAGAAACCATCGACATGGACATTTTAGATTCAAGGTTCCATATAGTGAAattctaacatttttattcgtaataatgttattagtataaaatagaaGGTAATGTCATTACactttgcataatattattttggttcgctcaaaatacataattggtTTTACGTTTTACCTAAATTCGTGCTGCggaatagattaaaatatggtaGTTATtccgcattattattattatttcccatgaaatataaattataagagtaTACaactcaattttcaatttttttagcatCGATATGGATAGGCGTCCTCTGTGATAAACTCCTCtccttatttatttgtacgatttacctataatctatatgtataaacataatttagaaCAGTTTtctggtttataataaatcatcgtGTTGGACGTATACCTCTAATGGCTCTAATATTAACAGTTAACACCGAACacgttataggtatatattattaattataatatatctacacaTTGCACGCGCGCCCGCccatgtgtatgtgtgtgtgtttgtgtgtttacGCGCGTGTCGAATTTTGAAAACGTTAAACAAACAGTACGACGGGCGACCGCGTTGTAGGCCATAAAACCAGGGAATggctacaataatataatattatttatactgtataaataaaatgtacaggtAGGTACCATTGAGTCTAAAATCGATCCTACTTGCAGAAGTTTCCATGTAACAAAtggtgaaatatataatagatatatataactCTAGCGGTATTGTACAACTCTCGCGCGTGATCAATCACAACAAATTAtcaacaaaattcaaatttcaaagtaACCCGAATACATATATAGGGAGGTTTAGAttcatacaatacataatacagcTATATATACGAAGGTTTTCATCGTCagtgtagaaaatattttacccaTTTAATTCGACTTAATACGGTCACTGCGGTAAATATAtttcctttattattataagcaggGAGCCAGGGACATATgcagaaaaaagttttaaaataggtatataaaacatttttaagaaaattaggtatacttacaatactttttttttaaatataaccattgatacaaaaaaattaacattaaaattgaataagtaaataaccatagaaaaaaaccaaatatttcgGGGGGGGGGTGTTTGAACACCCTAAACACCCGCCATGTGTATGTATACctgattataagtatatacgccATACGCTTATATATcagatataaacaataattttaaaaaaatgtctgaatgaaaagttaatttttttttttaagttttaaacttaacatttaacaagctttcattttttaattaataatttttgtttaatttaccaTCATGGTAATCACCCTGCATTTGaatctaaaaaaacaattattatttctaaaattacaaTGTTTCTTGATAAACAATACTAATATAGATATCAGGTATTagacaataaaaacattaaaaacgtaGGTATACGACCTTATCCTATTGTCTACCCATATGGCTATATGTGACTAGTATGTGTAGTTGAATGATAAATCATagcatacgaaaaacgattctgactTCTAAGTGAAAACagtgtgtatttaaaaatcgtataagaacattttaatttatttagatactgcgtattatttgtacctaatttatttttctattagtagTGTGGTTGTGGTATTATAGTCAGAATTAATTATTGCAAAAAACATcgaatatgttattttattaaaattataaaattatattatacgtcgtTGTTATTAACCTACTTTAGTCAAAACTGCGTACCCCAGAATTATGTGAATtaagttcatattataaatagcttaagatgtgtcaaaatattttgaaaatttcactgTGCatctaaagaaaataataattttagtaatagtagaatgttttaaaagattacaataagtaaatatttttttattaatgaaaaataacaaaaataattgagagtaaatcattattattcctttgaatatttaatatcgttagaatttgaactttaaacacttaaaaaaaacgtGACTGAGTATtttcgacattttttaattgctgtaAGAAAAACATAGGAGCAACttgttttaaatcttaaagcTCTTTgacttacaaatataaatgttaaatattataaataaaaacaaaaatacggaaatataaaataaaaagagccAAGATATTCTGATTTACTATATCATGTCTAGAAAAtgctaatatattttggtGAAAGCTTTCTACAGTTAGatacttacctatttattttggtatacagcaaaaattgaaaatcaattttcaataaatattttccgtAATTTTTGATTCTGAATGgagtaattgttttttgtgtTTGTCACCATTGGCATAGCCAAGATTTCTATAAAGGGGATGGggcaatattgtaataaaaaaacattgtaaaaataaaattttaattgtttatactaGAGATGggtacattttatacttattagatTTTCCTGTCCACCGacgtcttttaaaattatacaaatacctCAATCTTCAACTTTGACTTTTGAGAGTGGTTCTGATAGCAATAAATAGGATCTAAGTGAAGTGAATCGATTACGTCACGGACCACGGACGTGGAGACTCGGGACGTAGGTATTGCGAAAGCATTGCCACAGCGTAGTCGGTTTAGTgtttaaactgaaaaaaagGATCTAGATCTAGGTAGTACCTTAGGTCCTTACGGGCAATAGTAGAAATGTCCAGTGCATTTCAAAccaactgtaaaatataaggaataaaacgtcatattattttcacttaaaatcaaataaacataGCAGTCCGCTAGTCCGCagttcacaaaataataaataattattgaatatgcattatattaattattaattaataaaaaatatcttatatcttatatgtgtaataagtattaagcAGAGAGAagaaatcacaatattattttaaatacagtagTCTAGTACTTAGTAGCTGGTAGGTTGTTCTGTGTTGTAGGTACTAGGTGCTTAGGTGCCTATTCTATGTTTGGAACATTGAACTATATGataacatacacacacacatatatatgttatcATAAACCTAGTTCaatgatttgaatttaataaaaaactgtGATAACGTATAAGAATAACTGATAAGTGTTGACTGTTGAGGAAATGAGGACTTGTCACTAAAGTTGTCACTTGTCACAGACatagaataaaaacatatattctgTGCtacttatactatttatactactgttattagttaatagtttataaccttttaaatgttttcatacACCAACgacctacctatattttgtttattactttgatgattttttttttttaggtaagtACCTGATGCCCATTTCACcaatcactataatatttttccaaacatTCAAAGGCTcacttactatttaaattctatttttgaatacaattaaataattttttaacatacaatGAACTTTTCAGACTGAAGTAGAAGGTATTTTTACCActgtattgtaaaaataaatcataaaactaattaatttatcaataattgggTCTTTAACATCAAACATTATCATGGCTGTAGATGAAGATGCAATATCAAAAAGGGTTACCAGTGTACTGGAGACACATTTAGAAAGTGATAAGGTAAATTattctgtttataataatatagtttaactgtattttgttaaaatttcatacttacaccaaaattaaaaaaaattgaataaaatttcttGTATTAGCACTATAGATGGCCattgacattataataaaatatatatagcatagaagtacaatgttataatatatgtataacttaaGTAAGGGCcgtgaaataaaatgtgtagaggctatacaatattttattatattaagcttAGTATGTTGTTCGAGGAAGGTTTTGCTTCTGTCTTAGAATTTACCAGAAATATATATGTTGAATGATCATGTTTGAAGAGGCGTACTTTAAGTTATTTGTTTAACAGTttctacttttaatttttctagaaATGTTTAaggttaaatattgatatctatattatagatataacatatttatatacctatatatgtactaACTAtcctaaacatatttataactcataatattattgtaaaatattgtaggaTGCACTAGAAGCGTTAAAAGAGATATCAGAGTTTTATACTGAAAATACCTTAGAATGTAGAAGAGGCTTAAGaactaaaatagaaaaaagaaGCCTTGCATTGAATGAAGTAAgtttgtttgaataaaaaaaatattatgcaaaaaaactaaatttttaatatttgtacttatattCTGTATTAGATATTACCATAtcagaatatataattatacctattgcctaaatttttttcaagataataatattataatttactattctaTATATGAACATAACCAATTTATTCAATAGTTTATCACTCGTATtacattaagttattattataatttttgtcttctcaatattctattttttttttttagaattttttagcATCTTttgaaaaagtgaaaaatgCCATTAATGCCTTACATGATAATGTGAATTCTCTAAACGCATCTGTCATGTCAATGTCATCACAATTAAAAGATACTAAAACCGACACTCAAAACTTAATTGAACTTACAAAACGATTGCAACTTGAAAGGTACATTTTACGGAatagtcaaaaattaaatattatttcattgatatgtttatatttagaaaaagtGTATCCAACCAACAATTATTGGCAAATGCATATGTGAAAGCATTCCAGCTGAGTTCTTCAGAGGTGGCTTGTCTACGGTCTAACAATGTCACTCCTGAATTTTTTACAGCGCTACGCAAAACCCAAAATATTAGCAACAATTGTAAAGTGCTTATGCAAGCAGGTCATCAAACATCAGCACTTAGTTTGATGGAACAGATTTCCACTtatcaagtattatttattttatattttggaaaatcTCCTGTAATTTTATTCTGAGTTATTTGTAGAGAATTACAAACtagatacaatacaatattaaattcatataaaatatttattgatacttaAGAAGTTATGTAACtagaaagttaaaaatttaattttaatattcaaagaaccaacaataaatatatcatttttttacttgtttatacatttttcaattattttattacttttagcaAATGGCAATGGAAGTATTATATAGATGGACCCAGTTGTATTGTAAAGACATTGAGTCCACAGTTACTGGTCCTCTACTTGTATTTGCCATGGAAGTGTTGCAAGATCGAccagtattatttaagtaagttTTAATTCTAACTACTTGCTTTCTGAACTCTTAATATggtttattacaattacatcgattctcacaaaatattttactataaatgaactaaagtatttatttttcagatatGTATTAGAAGAGTACTGTACAATTAGACAATCTGTAGTCGCACAAAGATTCATAGATGCTCTGGCAGCAAACAGTTCAAATGATACatcattgaaaacattttcaaaagacATACGACAATACATTAACAACATGTTATCGTGGTTGATTGATCATGTTCCAATTGAAAGGAAGTATCTTgcttatctattaaaaaactgTGATAAATTAAGTAAGTATACTGTTATGCCTTCATCGttgttatatgatttaatatcaaacttatattcaaatcaaaatatttctgtttaatttcattattgacGTAGATGTTGATGAAGAAATAGCATTATGTATGAGTAGCATTACTGAAGGATTGTGCAATCCTTTAGCATCACGTGTTGAGAGTATATTGCATATGAATGAAAACCCAATTGACCTATATGGTGTTGCTAGTTCATTGAAATTCTATCTCCAGATAGTAATCAAAGTAAGTTTACAAATAAACCTAAAATAATGACTTATTAGTTACTATATATTTGTGAATATGAATGATGAATGTCAGTGATAGCattgattatacaatattttgtttattgtataatcaatggtgatagatttagtttaatacttttggttaataatattttatgataaaaaaaaaaatgttattataaaatcacatttcctagtaaaaaaaaatatatatataatcattttttaaactaatccTATGAAAACATAGGTAGTATGTActaagtattatgtataccggTCAATGGTTTctgactaaaaatttaaatttcctgCCAAGTGTAAACCATGAAATTAGAAGACCatggttaataaattaattattcagtgtttattatactttttatagaattaaaaataaaataatatattatattatctataatatatgttatatattaattaactgaattattgatttattgattatgatttttattcttacaGTTTCTGCTTGGCAGTACAATAACAtaccaatacaatattattattttttttctattaaatttaaattataaaatttgttaattaaactaaaattttggttttagaCAGTACCTTCTGGACAAC includes the following:
- the LOC113551297 gene encoding conserved oligomeric Golgi complex subunit 6, which translates into the protein MAVDEDAISKRVTSVLETHLESDKDALEALKEISEFYTENTLECRRGLRTKIEKRSLALNENFLASFEKVKNAINALHDNVNSLNASVMSMSSQLKDTKTDTQNLIELTKRLQLERKSVSNQQLLANAYVKAFQLSSSEVACLRSNNVTPEFFTALRKTQNISNNCKVLMQAGHQTSALSLMEQISTYQQMAMEVLYRWTQLYCKDIESTVTGPLLVFAMEVLQDRPVLFKYVLEEYCTIRQSVVAQRFIDALAANSSNDTSLKTFSKDIRQYINNMLSWLIDHVPIERKYLAYLLKNCDKLNVDEEIALCMSSITEGLCNPLASRVESILHMNENPIDLYGVASSLKFYLQIVIKTVPSGQLCQTIEELHKTMECVFLNKLQNLVRDTLLERIEAPPLDLSPSPGIGHLLNILRQVLSVAAVTEDKQEDTSMIVSCVLEPLLQAINLSASRLTALDMAVYHLNCLYDIHETLKQYQYVEDKLEKLQAQMAVQIEIVSTEQANYLVTHLNLEEIQTILQGHGANIPLSQIQGMEAENLINFLGKLESMLVMPHTVAVPQIGCLKNPLHLSKVRRQSNEVISAVYKQLYEHVHNPTNEYDNPSALMSRTPDLVYQMLVNDENSSLN